The Pseudomonas sp. SCA2728.1_7 DNA segment CTCGGCACCGAACCCGCGCACACCGGCAGGGATCATCACGCTGGACGATGTCCGCGCGGTGGCGAGCCTGCCGCAAGTGCAGCGGATCATGCCGGTCATCGGCGCCGAAGCCGGCGTGCGCTACGGCAATGTCGACCACTTGAGTTACGTCGGCGGCAATGACACCAACTTCCCGGCCATCTTCAACTGGCCGGTGGTTCAGGGCAGCTACTTCACCGAGAAAGACGAACAGAATGCCTCGGCCGTGGCCGTGATCGGCCACAAGGTCCGCAACAAATTGCTCAAGGACGTCGCCAACCCGATCGGCCAATACATCCTGATCGAAAACGTCCCCTTCCAGGTCGTCGGCGTCTTGGCGGAAAAAGGCGCCAGCTCCGGCGATTCCGACAGTGACGACCGCATCGCCGTGCCTTACTCGGCAGCCAGCGTGCGCCTGTTCGGCACCCGTGATCCTGAATACGTAGCGATTGCCGCTGCCGATGCGCGCAAGGTCAAGCAAGCCGAGCACGCCATCGAACAACTGATGCTGCGCCTGCACAACGGCAAGAAGGACTTCGAGCTGACCAACAACGCCGCCATGATCCAGGCCGAAGCGCGCACGCAGAACACCCTGTCGCTGATGCTCGGTTCGATTGCCGCGATTTCGCTGCTGGTCGGCGGCATCGGCGTGATGAACATCATGCTGATGACCGTGCGCGAGCGTACCCGCGAAATCGGTATCCGCATGGCCACCGGTGCGCGTCAGCGCGATATTCTGCGCCAGTTCCTCACCGAAGCCGTGATGCTCTCGGTGGTCGGCGGCATCGCCGGGATCGCCCTGGCGCTGATCGTCGGCGGTGTATTGATCCTCAGCGAAGTCGCCGTGGCATTTTCGTTGATCGCGGTGCTCGGCGCCTTCGGCTGCGCCCTTGTGACCGGTGTTGTCTTCGGCTTCATGCCGGCCCGCAAAGCTGCCCGGCTCGACCCGGTCACGGCCCTTACCAGTGAATGATCGACCTATGAAACCGCGCCTCAGTTTATTGACCGTGTGCCTGATCCTCAGTGCCTGCGGCAGTCCCGTGCAACGTCCGGACAGTGGCGTGCAAGCGCCTGCTGCCTGGCAATCGCCGCACCACGCGAGCATCACTCGCAACAACCCGCAGTGGTGGACCCGGTTCGGCAGCCCGCAACTGGATCGCCTGATAGAACAGGCGCGCGTCGGCAGCTTCGATCTTGCCGCTGCGGTGGCCCGAGTGCGCCAAGCGCAGGCCAGTACAGTGATTGCCGGCGGCTCGTTGCTTCCAGAGGTCAAGGCCGGGCTCAATGCCAATCGGCAGAAACTGTTGCGCGGCAATGGCTACAGCCAGCTGGATGCCGACAGCAGCAACAAGGCTGTGGACTACTTCGATGCCAGTTTGAGCGCCACCTATGAAATCGATTTCTGGGGCGGCAAACGCGCTTCCCGCGACAGTGCGCAATTCACCTTGCAGGCCAGCGAGTTCGATCGGGCAACCGTCGAACTGACGCTGCTCAGCAGCGTCGCCAGCACTTATGCGCAAACCTTGTCATTGCGCGAGCAGAGCCGCATCGCCGAACTGAACCTGGCCAACGCACAGAGCGTGTTGAAACTGGTGCAGACGCGTTTTGATTCGGGTTCGGCCACCGCACTGGAACTGGCGCAGCAGAAAAGCCTGGTCGCGGCCCAGCAACGGCAATTGCCGCTGGTGCAACAACAGGCGCAGGAAGCCTTGATCAGCCTCGCCGCCCTGCTCGGCCAACCGGTACAGCAGTTGGCGGCCAACCAGGAATCATTCGATCGCCTGCAATGGCCGGGGATTGCCAGTGGCGTGCCCAGCGATTTGCTCACCCGCCGCCCCGACATCGCCCGCGCTGAAGCGCAACTGGCCGCCGCCCGGGCCGACGTCAAAGTCGCCCGCGCCGCCATGCTGCCCGCCGTCACCCTGACGGCGCAGATAGGCTCGGGGGCCAACCAGTTCGACGACTTGATCCGCAGCCCCTTCTACAACCTGACTGCCGGACTGCTCGCGCCGGTCTTCAACAACGGCCGCCTGAGCGCTGAGCGCGACAAGGCCACGGCGCGTCAGGAGGAACTGCTGCAGAGTTATCGCGGCGCGATCATCAACGGTTTTGCCGACGTCGAAAAAGCCCTCAACAGCATTCGCGGCCTCGATGAACAACGCCAGTGGCAGAGCGAAGAACTGAATCAGGCGCAGACCGCGTTCAACATTGCCCAAAGCCGCTATCAGGCGGGCGCCGAAGATTTGCTGACCGTGCTGGAAACCCAACGCACGCTGTATGCGGCGCAGGACCTGAACGTGCAACTGCGGCTGTCGCGGATGCAGGCGAGCATTGCCTTGTACAAGGCGCTTGGGGGTGGGTGGCAGGCTTTGTAATTGCGCAGCCTGTCAGGCCGCTTTCGCGAGCAGGCTCGCTCCCACATTTGACCGAGTTCCTTCAGTAGGTATGAGATCCGATGTGGGAGCGAGCCTGCTCGCGAAGAACGATGACGCGGTCTCAAGCCGAAGTTTGTTTCGGCTTGAGATTGCGCGCATACCACGGTCGCTGCGGCACGCGGCGGAACAGATTGGCGAGTTTCTGTTCGTCTTCGCCGAAGGTGATGCGCAGCGCCAGTTTCATGGTTTCCGGATCCATCTCCACTGATCTTCCCACCTGCAAACCCGGCGTGGTGCTGCAACCGTGGGTGTCCGGCCCCAGCCACGGATCCGCGACTTCGACCCAGCGACCTGGGGCAAACCACTTGACGCCGTTAACCTCAAGGCGCGTGACCTGACCGGGATGGAAGCGCTCGTGCGCCCGATACCAATCCTCGACACGATCATCGATCCAG contains these protein-coding regions:
- a CDS encoding MacB family efflux pump subunit, whose translation is MQTPLIDLQDIRKSYGGGDAPEVHVLRGIDLSIHAGEFVAIVGASGSGKSTLMNILGCLDQPTSGEYRFAGENVAGLDSDELAWLRREAFGFVFQGYHLIPSGSAQENVEMPAIYAGTPAAERHARAAALLDRLGLASRTGNRPHQLSGGQQQRVSIARALMNGGHIILADEPTGALDSHSGKEVMALLDELASQGHVVILITHDREVAARAKRIIEISDGLIISDSATDNPEAQTSANPGALQAVDLRKRLSEGAEATGAWKGELVDALHAAWRVMWINRFRTALTLLGIIIGVASVVVMLAVGEGSKRQVMAQMGAFGSNILYLSGSAPNPRTPAGIITLDDVRAVASLPQVQRIMPVIGAEAGVRYGNVDHLSYVGGNDTNFPAIFNWPVVQGSYFTEKDEQNASAVAVIGHKVRNKLLKDVANPIGQYILIENVPFQVVGVLAEKGASSGDSDSDDRIAVPYSAASVRLFGTRDPEYVAIAAADARKVKQAEHAIEQLMLRLHNGKKDFELTNNAAMIQAEARTQNTLSLMLGSIAAISLLVGGIGVMNIMLMTVRERTREIGIRMATGARQRDILRQFLTEAVMLSVVGGIAGIALALIVGGVLILSEVAVAFSLIAVLGAFGCALVTGVVFGFMPARKAARLDPVTALTSE
- a CDS encoding efflux transporter outer membrane subunit, with amino-acid sequence MKPRLSLLTVCLILSACGSPVQRPDSGVQAPAAWQSPHHASITRNNPQWWTRFGSPQLDRLIEQARVGSFDLAAAVARVRQAQASTVIAGGSLLPEVKAGLNANRQKLLRGNGYSQLDADSSNKAVDYFDASLSATYEIDFWGGKRASRDSAQFTLQASEFDRATVELTLLSSVASTYAQTLSLREQSRIAELNLANAQSVLKLVQTRFDSGSATALELAQQKSLVAAQQRQLPLVQQQAQEALISLAALLGQPVQQLAANQESFDRLQWPGIASGVPSDLLTRRPDIARAEAQLAAARADVKVARAAMLPAVTLTAQIGSGANQFDDLIRSPFYNLTAGLLAPVFNNGRLSAERDKATARQEELLQSYRGAIINGFADVEKALNSIRGLDEQRQWQSEELNQAQTAFNIAQSRYQAGAEDLLTVLETQRTLYAAQDLNVQLRLSRMQASIALYKALGGGWQAL